The Corvus hawaiiensis isolate bCorHaw1 chromosome 1, bCorHaw1.pri.cur, whole genome shotgun sequence genomic sequence AACAAGAGACTATTTTGCTCTGCCACTCTGGGCTCTGGAATGATGTGATTTTTCACATGGGTCACAACCTTTGCCTGGACTACATTCCTCAGCACAAGACTTAATGTTACCTTTGGAGCCATACCAATCCAAGAAGTTGTCAGTGGTTTTATGGCAGTGgcagttttgtttaaaatgtctctatttttgtcattatttcaCACCACTGATTAACCTAGgtgggagaaagggaaatggCATACTGTTCCTCTCAGAATTAGATGATCAGCGATGGTGAAAACTGTTTTCATGGTGTATCCATGGACACCTGATCAAGCTGAGCACTCTTTTGTAAGCACAAAATACCTGCTGACTTTTAAGGCACAATATGCAATTATGATCTTAAATTAATTTAAgttaaaagtgttttaaaaagtattttatcaGACTTATTTTGTTTTACCCTTTGCAAGGCAAAAAAATAGCCAAACACATTTCTGCCACAATAAACACTCAGTACACAGATTTGAACCCAGGAACTAATTTCCATAAAAAATAGATAAATTCTTATGTACAGGTTTCTTAATTGAATTACTTAAGATCTTTTTAGCAGTTTGATCCAGCATAATTAGAATAAATAAGCATATATATGGTATGTCTCAGACATATTACATTCTCTAAAATATGAAGCAGCATAATTTCCAAAGCAAATCCTCTGTAAATGATCAGCATACATCAAACCTAGCATAAGTACCTTGGTCAAGCTGTTCTTCCACTTGCTTGAATAGACCAATACATCAGATCTGGGGTGTGTAGTTCTTGCCAGAGTGTACAGTGGTTTTTCAACTTTTTGTTTGGAATTGAGGAGGGAGAGAGCTACCTTTGTTGACAAGCCGAGTGGATTTGGGTTATTGGGACTAATGGTCCATGTAGAATAGGCAGAGATTTTTTGATCATTTTGCAGCAGATGCAACGGTTTTCTCTTCATGAGGTAACACCAGGTGAAATTCGTTGTGGTCTTGAGGCTTGGAAACGACAATCTCTGCATTTCTCCTGCATTCATCACAGCCAGTGTTGCTACAGGCTTTGCTTGGCCCGGGCTGCTGATGTGGTTGCTCTCATTACTGTTACTTGGGGACCTTCTCTCTTGGCTGCTGCTtacagccttgagaagagaacTCTGGCTATTGACTGGAGACAATTCAGAAGGTTTCCTAACTACAAACACCGGTGACGTGGAAGACTTAAGGTCTTCAGATTCTGGTGACTTCTTTAGGGTTTCTGAAACTCCAGTGTCAGATGATTGATGGTCAGGAAGATCTGAAGTACTggccttgctgcttttttcattctgtgttaCATCATCAGGATCCAAGAGGTGATTTTCAAGAGGCTCTGTGGTGCAAACCTGTCTTACCAGAACTGGTTTCTTTTGCTTACTAGTAGGGTCATTAGATCTAATGTTCAGTGAATGCGATGGTCTAGCATCTGTCATACAAGCAGCTCCACTCTCATCTTTAACAcgtttttgctgtttttccatgGCAATATCTAAACTGTTTGCTGGGGAAAGCATTCGTTTACTTGAAGCTGTAACTTCTGGCTGAGGGAAGAGTCCGCTAACTGGCACTTTCTGAATGATATTCGAAGAACTTGACAAAGGTGAGTTTCTGGTTCCACTTTCTGGTGGTGAATTTTCAAATTCAAACGAATTTGGCAAAGTCCTCTGATGATCTTTGTGAGATTTTGGCAGCTGAGTTTTGCCTTCAAGAGTTGGCACTGTCCCAACATTTGTTTTGCAGATCGACTGATTTCCCTGATCCTGGGTCACTAAAATGTGAGGCAGGGGTGTAACAGTTGCGAAGCCATAGGATGGCATACTGCTCTGAATACGGACGGGAACCACAAAAGGAGGAATCTGATGTATCTGACTGCTGCAGTTATTAGGAACAATTTGCTTTAGAGGAGGCACAGAGTATGGATTAGATGTGTCCAAGAGCTTTGTCTGCACTTCAAAGGAGGATGCATTCTGGTCCACTACAACTTGACTTGGACCAGTCTGAGTTGATAAAGTATTTTTCAGCAATTTAGAAGAGTAAGGTTGACCTATATGTAATGTTTTAACTTGAAGTTGATACTTTGGAGCAAAACAGTCCTTTTTTTCATCAGGATGACAAGAAAGCgagcttgcttgcttgcttgctttgcTTGCTTGCTCCCCTTGGGCTGATGTTTTAGTAGATGGCTGGGAAGGCTGATGAGTCAAGGATGGCTGGCCTTGATTATTCAACATGTGATCTAAAGGCTGTTGAGCTGAAGACAGGCTAACAGGATTACAATTCTGAATTGCTGAATGAGGCCTGGAGTTAGCCTGTGAATGCTGAGTATTTGAAGGAAACTCCACCGAGGATTTGCCAGAGGTCTGGAGCCTGTGCAATGGCACTGTGGGCACATCTGTGGCATGAGCTGCCTGCAATGAAGAAGTCGATTTCACTTGAGGCTGTTGATTTTCTGGAGCAATATTTAAAGATATTTGTCTTATAAAAGGCCCCCTCCTCCTTTCTAGCAGAGGCACGTGTCCAGCAGCTCCATTTGCAGATGATACTTTTGGAGTGGCTACCTCTATGAGTGGGACAGGTTTTGATGGAGACATGCTTCCACAGTCAAAAGACTTACTCCTGTAGTCCACAACCTCCATCGAGGGCTGTGTGCAGCTGATTTGCTCTGAGGCAGCACGTCTCATTTCCCGATAATGAGGTCCAGGGACTGCCAGTGCGTGTGAGCCAGCAGGAATCATGAGGAATTCTGATGACTTACTAACAGACTCTGCTTTGGAAGGGTTCTCAGCCTTCAAAGTTTCATCTTTATCAAGTGAAGTTGAGAAACTGGAGGCATGAGACAAGCTACTCTCCCGACTTAGGCTTCTGGAAAGTGTGGAGTCAATGCTTGATTCAGCAGATGAATGTTCCATTTCAGCCAAGCGAATTCTCTTCTTCTTTGGTGGAAGCTTTTCTGTTGGCAATTTTGACAGCGTTTCACTGCGTTGTGGCCAGTTAAacctttctgtcttttctgggTCGCTGCATGGGTTTTCTTGGTCTCTGTCTGGTTCTTCTGTGACCAGTATTTCAGGAACCTGGATGTTATGCTGGCGAACAAGTCTTGATGGCTGAGGTGGCACACTTCTCTCATTAGAAACTAATTGGCTTTCCTGAAGTTCCCCTCTAGGCGGTTCTGACGACAAGGGTTGGTGATGCTGGGGAGTGCTCAGATGAGAGTGTCTGTCTTCTTGGATTACAACTGTATTCAAAGAGCGGTGCTTTGCAGCCTTGTTGGGCTCTTGAGAAGAAACTGGTGATACTCTTTcgaatgactctgatttctcAAATGAGCTGTTTCTGCTCAGTGAATTGGTGTGCTGTATTACTGAAATGCCAGTCCCTTGCCTTTTCAACTCCACCTTTTCTTGCACAGCTGAACTTGCCTGCTTTTCCATGAGTGGAGCCATCTTTGGCTCAGTAGTCTGATCTGTGCCACGAGCCACAAGctgaatttgggaattctgaaGCAGAAGTTTGCTTGGTTGTTGTGATCCTACCACAGTTGTTGCACTGTGTTTTGACAGACTGGAAGAATTTGCTGGCTTGCTTTGGCCTTCTGTGTTCTTTGATGGTATGCTTGTATCATTTTGCTGTGGGTCATCATCATCACCaacacttttcattttccttcttttccttatcTGGGGTGTCTGCTCCCAGACACCAGTTGATGTTGTGACTCTGTAGTGTAGAATTTGAGGCTGTGTACTGTTTGGAGCAGTTTTGTGCTCAGGCTCTCGGACTGCTGCTTTAGTTTTAGGTCCATGCAACTCTGAACAATAAAATTTCTTatgattttcaaaattttccagttttctgtaTCTGTTCCTGCAGGTTTCACATTCAAACATTGTTCCTCGCACCTGAGGggacttctttgttttttctaaatttgatccctgtgccagggattTGCTCCTTTGCAATAAGGATTCATTTGATAAATTACACCCCAGATAACTTTCTTCTACAGATCTCACTGGTCCAAAACCTTGGCTTTCACCAGTAGAAGAATCTTCTATTGCTGCCTGTCTAACCAGGGTCCGAGGATGTCCGCTTTGGTTCAGTGGAGTAGCAGGTCCTGACACAAAAACGTCATCGTATAAAGAGCCAATTTTATCATCAAATGACTGGCTTCCTCGAAGGGGATGAGAGGGAGGTATTACATTAGGAGGTACTGCTGAGTAACTGGTGGTAGGCATGGAATTACTTCGTGTTATAGGTAAACAGTCGAGGGATGgtacagaaagaagaaaaacttgcTTTGATTTCTCAGTGGGTGTGAAAGGAGACTTTGGTATATCAGAGCTTGAGCTAGTTCTTCTTCCCATAGGCTTTAAATCAAACTGGAAAGAATCCTTAAATATGTAGGATTTTGGTGAATCTATGCTTCCTCTTCTTGAAAGAGATGTTCTTCTTGGTTTCACACTATCTAACTGTTTGTCATCCACAACAGCTTCATTATCAGAAATTAACTTTGAGATACGCTCCTCAAGAGTTTTTGTTGCCAAGGGAGGTCGCATTTGGCCAGAGagaacaagatttttttcagcacaaaCAGTTCGTACCACCGATGCTACCACGCCACTTGCTCGTGGTACACAGGGAAGATTTTTATTTGGATCTTTCTCAGACGTCAACAATCCTCTTACAAAAGGAGCTGGAGGGCTCATTGTTTGATCGGCGCTTTCAGAACGAGAGAAATAACCGGAATCAGTACTACCCAAACTTCTAGGGCTCAAAAGACATTTTCCTTGCTGATCTTGAGAACCATCAGTTGCCTGTTGTCTCTGGAGCTGAGCATGCACTGGTCCTCCTGTAGAACCCGGCTGTTCCTCTAACAGGCCTGCCTCTACTTTCTGATGCTGCTTTATGTCATTCTCCTTGAATGAGGCTGTATGTGTTAAATTTGACTGAAGAGTTGTGACTTTAGAATCTCCTtttctctgtgcagcagcaaGCTCAGGTGCTGGCTCTGTCACTTTTGGGCTATCGGCCCTCAATGGAGAAACATTTACAGGATGAACTACTACTTTTGGTAAAGCTGCCCTTACTTGAGGTTCTGCATCATGTAACGAAGAGTCACCTTGTATACAGTCTGGGCTGCTTAATGGAATAGGGCTTCCTTTCTGCAATGTTTCTGCACTCGAAATGACTTTCACTAATTGTGCAGGTTCCAGCTCTTGATCATCTTGTCTTTCATCTGCAGTGCCTTCATCTTCACTTTCACCACTTTCTTCTACATCTGAATGAATGCTAAGTGCTTTATCTGAGTCATGAGATAAGAAGAGGCCACCTGAATCTGGTTGTGGGACAAGTCCAAGTTTGACAGTATGTGCATGAGATTTTTTGTGCTTGTAGAGAttgcttttggttttaaatgaaaacccACACGTCACACAAGGATATGGTCGCTCTCCAGTATGGGATCGGATGTGCTTTTGGAGAACACTGGGCTTGGCACAGGCCCGATTGCAATACTCACAGACGTATTTCCCTAGCTTTTTAGGCTTCTGGTCTTTCAAGAGGCTACATATTTGTTCTACACCATGGTTTACAACTGATGCTATCTGGGCTGAATTATACATGGGACCTATAGACAAGTGTGTTGAACTCGATGTGTTAATTGACAATGGTGAAGATGAACTAGCTACTAAGGGGTTTTGAGAAAAAACCTGAGTTACAGTGGAAGATGAGGTGTGAACGACAGACGAAGTTACTGCTATGCTGTAGATCTTCTGGAGCTTGGGGTTTTCTTGACTCTGCTGTTGCACCAGAGACCTAGTTAAACTTGGACACATAACAACCTGGTGATTTTGCTGACTAGTTTTAGTAATAAGGTCTTGTGAATGAGAAACTGATTGGCCTTGTGCTTGTCCAGTTTTGGCCGTTGTTGCTACATGCACATTATTCAGTGTACATGGGTAATAGTGAGGTCCAGCTGCAAACTCCTGCTGTGACAAAGCAGACTGATTTTGGAGACTTATTGTATTGGACGTGAGACTAGaagaggtgcttacagtttTATTTGGTCTCAGTTTCTCTATTTGCATCCCATAAGGGGGGCACTCTTGTGCTAAGGTGTTCAGTTCAGGCTCCATAGCTTTTAGTAAGACATCGAATGCAGTACGAGTACATGGGGATGATGTACTGCAATCAACAAAATTAATACATTCATTACTGTCAGTCTTTGTATTACTTGATGAGGAGTTTGAGGGAGGCTTCCTCTCTGCTGAGTTCAGTTGGTTTGCATCAGTATCCCCCGCTGCCTGTTTACACAAATCTAAGGATTGATGTGTCAATGAAAGCTTTGTCTGCATTGATGTCTCAGATTTGGTTGTTTCAACACTTATCTCACCACTAAGTGCTCCCCCATTTTGTTTGGTACATTGATTTCCATTTTGCACGGGCAGGTGACCCTGTGCCGTGGCATGTTCAGAGGCATCCGGAAGAGCTTTCAGCGGTGAAGGGTCTACATTTTGCTTAACCTTGGCTTCAGCAGGGCTTCTCAAAGGcgattttggtatttttttaagatggtTTTCAGACacaatcttttttcttttcacaccCTTAATTGTATCTTGGGTTCCTCTAGTACCAGCATCTGTGATTTCTGTTAAAAcacaaagagaataaaaaagaatattCGAACTGGATAATGcagtatattttttatttataccaTTTTACCATCTCTAAGTTTCAACAGTAAGCCCTGGGGCAACAGGACTGTCCGTCTCTCCAGCCtccaacattttcttttaacagtAAATGTATCTTAGAGAAGATCGATCTTGTTTTCATCTAAAATGAGCAATGCTTTCTAACTGATGCTTGAAGACATTATAAAAGTAATTCACTATAGGAAAAGCTTCAAAGGAAATGTAAGAAAAGGAAGGCTACTGAAGGAATATTTTAGCAACTCCTTTTCAGATAAGTAAAAGAAGCCTCTCTCTTGCACTAGTTTAAGAATTCAAATCATTACAGGAGGCAAATGAAGAAGCAAGACACATATGTCATGTTTGTCACTTTTTCCATCTATATGTTCCTGTAGTCAAGGAATGAACACAACTTCCTCATGGTTATATTTGTAAGTAGATTTATCATGGAAATGGCACAACCACCCACACCATCTGTcaaatactgtatttcagaGCTCCAATTACTGAATTTCAATAGCATTTCAGATGAGCAACTACTGTGGATGAATAAAATCAGTCACACTTAAATGACTTTATATTTGTGCAtcatgaaacaaaataaactaaatttgaattatttcattACTAGCTACACTTGTTGCTGATTTTAAGCAGATATGCATGCAGAGTTTCAGGGGGGCAGGGAACAGCAAACGAATTGGAGCATTATTCAGCAGAATAATTTTGTAGCAAGCACTTATATTTGTAGACAGTCCAATTCCATCTATAACAAAAAACACATATAGACCGAATTTCAGTGTTGATAcacagaagcttttttttcagtggataCCCAAGTTAC encodes the following:
- the HIVEP1 gene encoding zinc finger protein 40 isoform X1 yields the protein MSAWHQRIPVFYPAELLFLVGVADKIEEAQKQLNGTEDQQREITDAGTRGTQDTIKGVKRKKIVSENHLKKIPKSPLRSPAEAKVKQNVDPSPLKALPDASEHATAQGHLPVQNGNQCTKQNGGALSGEISVETTKSETSMQTKLSLTHQSLDLCKQAAGDTDANQLNSAERKPPSNSSSSNTKTDSNECINFVDCSTSSPCTRTAFDVLLKAMEPELNTLAQECPPYGMQIEKLRPNKTVSTSSSLTSNTISLQNQSALSQQEFAAGPHYYPCTLNNVHVATTAKTGQAQGQSVSHSQDLITKTSQQNHQVVMCPSLTRSLVQQQSQENPKLQKIYSIAVTSSVVHTSSSTVTQVFSQNPLVASSSSPLSINTSSSTHLSIGPMYNSAQIASVVNHGVEQICSLLKDQKPKKLGKYVCEYCNRACAKPSVLQKHIRSHTGERPYPCVTCGFSFKTKSNLYKHKKSHAHTVKLGLVPQPDSGGLFLSHDSDKALSIHSDVEESGESEDEGTADERQDDQELEPAQLVKVISSAETLQKGSPIPLSSPDCIQGDSSLHDAEPQVRAALPKVVVHPVNVSPLRADSPKVTEPAPELAAAQRKGDSKVTTLQSNLTHTASFKENDIKQHQKVEAGLLEEQPGSTGGPVHAQLQRQQATDGSQDQQGKCLLSPRSLGSTDSGYFSRSESADQTMSPPAPFVRGLLTSEKDPNKNLPCVPRASGVVASVVRTVCAEKNLVLSGQMRPPLATKTLEERISKLISDNEAVVDDKQLDSVKPRRTSLSRRGSIDSPKSYIFKDSFQFDLKPMGRRTSSSSDIPKSPFTPTEKSKQVFLLSVPSLDCLPITRSNSMPTTSYSAVPPNVIPPSHPLRGSQSFDDKIGSLYDDVFVSGPATPLNQSGHPRTLVRQAAIEDSSTGESQGFGPVRSVEESYLGCNLSNESLLQRSKSLAQGSNLEKTKKSPQVRGTMFECETCRNRYRKLENFENHKKFYCSELHGPKTKAAVREPEHKTAPNSTQPQILHYRVTTSTGVWEQTPQIRKRRKMKSVGDDDDPQQNDTSIPSKNTEGQSKPANSSSLSKHSATTVVGSQQPSKLLLQNSQIQLVARGTDQTTEPKMAPLMEKQASSAVQEKVELKRQGTGISVIQHTNSLSRNSSFEKSESFERVSPVSSQEPNKAAKHRSLNTVVIQEDRHSHLSTPQHHQPLSSEPPRGELQESQLVSNERSVPPQPSRLVRQHNIQVPEILVTEEPDRDQENPCSDPEKTERFNWPQRSETLSKLPTEKLPPKKKRIRLAEMEHSSAESSIDSTLSRSLSRESSLSHASSFSTSLDKDETLKAENPSKAESVSKSSEFLMIPAGSHALAVPGPHYREMRRAASEQISCTQPSMEVVDYRSKSFDCGSMSPSKPVPLIEVATPKVSSANGAAGHVPLLERRRGPFIRQISLNIAPENQQPQVKSTSSLQAAHATDVPTVPLHRLQTSGKSSVEFPSNTQHSQANSRPHSAIQNCNPVSLSSAQQPLDHMLNNQGQPSLTHQPSQPSTKTSAQGEQASKASKQASSLSCHPDEKKDCFAPKYQLQVKTLHIGQPYSSKLLKNTLSTQTGPSQVVVDQNASSFEVQTKLLDTSNPYSVPPLKQIVPNNCSSQIHQIPPFVVPVRIQSSMPSYGFATVTPLPHILVTQDQGNQSICKTNVGTVPTLEGKTQLPKSHKDHQRTLPNSFEFENSPPESGTRNSPLSSSSNIIQKVPVSGLFPQPEVTASSKRMLSPANSLDIAMEKQQKRVKDESGAACMTDARPSHSLNIRSNDPTSKQKKPVLVRQVCTTEPLENHLLDPDDVTQNEKSSKASTSDLPDHQSSDTGVSETLKKSPESEDLKSSTSPVFVVRKPSELSPVNSQSSLLKAVSSSQERRSPSNSNESNHISSPGQAKPVATLAVMNAGEMQRLSFPSLKTTTNFTWCYLMKRKPLHLLQNDQKISAYSTWTISPNNPNPLGLSTKVALSLLNSKQKVEKPLYTLARTTHPRSDVLVYSSKWKNSLTKRALNRKKLTPTEFSNKENSESSTEHDKENSFIKTIPRRVKIFDGGYKSNEDYVYVRGRGRGKYICEECGIRCKKPSMLKKHIRTHTDVRPYHCNYCNFSFKTKGNLTKHMKSKAHSKKCMDLGVSVGLIDDQDGEEEFGEKQRFGYDRSGYDVEESDGGDEDENDNEDDDEDSQAESVLSTTPSVTASPQHHPSRHGLQDAASTDDDIRLPDCFTGAHTDSMDGLPKALLTKMTVLSTVQSVSRTSRSPVESTHQEAHEDKAQERGVGPCGAGAALTDIAPASPGRQMSVDYPGLETALGHSLISTAALTKSTPSISSPSSPADHSMQTTVPSPYTETLEEKPAAEPRAAQTHLFSHLPLHSQRQAKAPYGMVPVGGIQVVPAGLATYSTFVPIQAGPVQLTIPAVSVIHRTTSALGETGGTAAGTTANPVGVAEVNSVVPCIPIGQVSVPGIQGLGTPNLQPLPPLGMETVNILGLANTNIAPQIRPPGITLNAVGLQVLTAGAAPQGTPSPQGHLPGLQILNIALPTLIPSISPASTEGHGASEAPAAGSKAGEVQLEPAPVGFPAAEAGQASRGASPQAVAGGQRYSGKSHPEPTPLTNPIGPGKADPEKTDLANPSKPKRDLPALQVKRAAPAEPRSKVNPNTLTKSPVHRTVTPDRQVPRPAAPPRRQNTVQFSDGSSDDEDRLVIAT
- the HIVEP1 gene encoding zinc finger protein 40 isoform X4; translation: MSAWHQRIPVFYPAELLFLVGVADKIEEAQKQLNGTEDQQREITDAGTRGTQDTIKGVKRKKIVSENHLKKIPKSPLRSPAEAKVKQNVDPSPLKALPDASEHATAQGHLPVQNGNQCTKQNGGALSGEISVETTKSETSMQTKLSLTHQSLDLCKQAAGDTDANQLNSAERKPPSNSSSSNTKTDSNECINFVDCSTSSPCTRTAFDVLLKAMEPELNTLAQECPPYGMQIEKLRPNKTVSTSSSLTSNTISLQNQSALSQQEFAAGPHYYPCTLNNVHVATTAKTGQAQGQSVSHSQDLITKTSQQNHQVVMCPSLTRSLVQQQSQENPKLQKIYSIAVTSSVVHTSSSTVTQVFSQNPLVASSSSPLSINTSSSTHLSIGPMYNSAQIASVVNHGVEQICSLLKDQKPKKLGKYVCEYCNRACAKPSVLQKHIRSHTGERPYPCVTCGFSFKTKSNLYKHKKSHAHTVKLGLVPQPDSGGLFLSHDSDKALSIHSDVEESGESEDEGTADERQDDQELEPAQLVKVISSAETLQKGSPIPLSSPDCIQGDSSLHDAEPQVRAALPKVVVHPVNVSPLRADSPKVTEPAPELAAAQRKGDSKVTTLQSNLTHTASFKENDIKQHQKVEAGLLEEQPGSTGGPVHAQLQRQQATDGSQDQQGKCLLSPRSLGSTDSGYFSRSESADQTMSPPAPFVRGLLTSEKDPNKNLPCVPRASGVVASVVRTVCAEKNLVLSGQMRPPLATKTLEERISKLISDNEAVVDDKQLDSVKPRRTSLSRRGSIDSPKSYIFKDSFQFDLKPMGRRTSSSSDIPKSPFTPTEKSKQVFLLSVPSLDCLPITRSNSMPTTSYSAVPPNVIPPSHPLRGSQSFDDKIGSLYDDVFVSGPATPLNQSGHPRTLVRQAAIEDSSTGESQGFGPVRSVEESYLGCNLSNESLLQRSKSLAQGSNLEKTKKSPQVRGTMFECETCRNRYRKLENFENHKKFYCSELHGPKTKAAVREPEHKTAPNSTQPQILHYRVTTSTGVWEQTPQIRKRRKMKSVGDDDDPQQNDTSIPSKNTEGQSKPANSSSLSKHSATTVVGSQQPSKLLLQNSQIQLVARGTDQTTEPKMAPLMEKQASSAVQEKVELKRQGTGISVIQHTNSLSRNSSFEKSESFERVSPVSSQEPNKAAKHRSLNTVVIQEDRHSHLSTPQHHQPLSSEPPRGELQESQLVSNERSVPPQPSRLVRQHNIQVPEILVTEEPDRDQENPCSDPEKTERFNWPQRSETLSKLPTEKLPPKKKRIRLAEMEHSSAESSIDSTLSRSLSRESSLSHASSFSTSLDKDETLKAENPSKAESVSKSSEFLMIPAGSHALAVPGPHYREMRRAASEQISCTQPSMEVVDYRSKSFDCGSMSPSKPVPLIEVATPKVSSANGAAGHVPLLERRRGPFIRQISLNIAPENQQPQVKSTSSLQAAHATDVPTVPLHRLQTSGKSSVEFPSNTQHSQANSRPHSAIQNCNPVSLSSAQQPLDHMLNNQGQPSLTHQPSQPSTKTSAQGEQASKASKQASSLSCHPDEKKDCFAPKYQLQVKTLHIGQPYSSKLLKNTLSTQTGPSQVVVDQNASSFEVQTKLLDTSNPYSVPPLKQIVPNNCSSQIHQIPPFVVPVRIQSSMPSYGFATVTPLPHILVTQDQGNQSICKTNVGTVPTLEGKTQLPKSHKDHQRTLPNSFEFENSPPESGTRNSPLSSSSNIIQKVPVSGLFPQPEVTASSKRMLSPANSLDIAMEKQQKRVKDESGAACMTDARPSHSLNIRSNDPTSKQKKPVLVRQVCTTEPLENHLLDPDDVTQNEKSSKASTSDLPDHQSSDTGVSETLKKSPESEDLKSSTSPVFVVRKPSELSPVNSQSSLLKAVSSSQERRSPSNSNESNHISSPGQAKPVATLAVMNAGEMQRLSFPSLKTTTNFTWCYLMKRKPLHLLQNDQKISAYSTWTISPNNPNPLGLSTKVALSLLNSKQKVEKPLYTLARTTHPRSDVLVYSSKWKNSLTKRALNRKKLTPTEFSNKENSESSTEHDKENSFIKTIPRRVKIFDGGYKSNEDYVYVRGRGRGKYICEECGIRCKKPSMLKKHIRTHTDVRPYHCNYCNFSFKTKGNLTKHMKSKAHSKKCMDLGVSVGLIDDQDGEEEFGEKQRFGYDRSGYDVEESDGGDEDENDNEDDDEDSQAESVLSTTPSVTASPQHHPSRHGLQDAASTDDDIRLPDCFTGAHTDSMDGLPKALLTKMTVLSTVQSVSRTSRSPVESTHQEAHEDKAQERGVGPCGAGAALTDIAPASPGRQMSVDYPGLETALGHSLISTAALTKSTPSISSPSSPADHSMQTTVPSPYTETLEEKPAAEPRAAQTHLFSHLPLHSQRQAKAPYGMVPVGGIQVVPAGLATYSTFVPIQAGPVQLTIPAVSVIHRTTSALGETGGTAAGTTANPVGVAEVNSVVPCIPIGQVSVPGIQGLGTPNLQPLPPLGMETVNILGLANTNIAPQIRPPGITLNAVGLQVLTAGAAPQGTPSPQGHLPGLQILNIALPTLIPSISPASTEGHGASEAPAAGSKAGEVQLEPAPVGFPAAEAGQASRGASPQAVAGGQRYSGKSHPEPTPLTNPIGPGKADPEKTDLANPSKPKRDLPALQVKRAAPAEPRSKVF